Below is a window of Fulvitalea axinellae DNA.
TGGCTTTGTCCACAGCGTTTTTCACGCGGTCACGGGCCTCTTCCTTAGTCACATCGGTCTCAAAATCAACCGTAATGGCCGAATAACCGTCAATCGACACGGAAGTGATCTTGTCCACACCTTTCTCAAGCTTCACATAGCGCTCGATCGGTCTGGTAACCAAGTTTTCCATATCCGCCGGGGAGTTTCCGGGATATGCCGTACCTACGTAAGCTTTGGGGATGTCCAGCTCGGGAAAGTTCTCTTTCGGAAGCGTGACATAAGAGATAACGCCGAAAACCACGATCAAAAGCGTAACGACATACACCGTAGCGCTGTTTCTCAAGGCCAAGCTGGTCAAGCCAAACTCTTTCAGCATTTTCTTGCTTTTGCCGTCCCCTTCTATTTTTGGTTCTTTTTCTTTCAAAACTTCTTCCATCAGTTCATGAAGGTTGGATGTTAGAACTCAGGGAATCCTTTCCCTGTCACTTGATGGCTTTGACTTCTACGCCCGGCGTAGCCTGACGGTAACCTTCCACGATTACCTGATCACCGTTGACAAGCCCTTTAGACAACAGGGTTTTCCCTTTGTAATCGCTGGCCACTTCAACTCTGCGTTTGCGAGCCACGTTTTTGCCTTTTTCCTTAGCCACCACGTATATATAGTCGCCTTTGTTGTCCTTCTGCACCACGCGGGTAGGCACAACAAATCCGCCTTCCACGTTAAGGTCCGTCAGGTTCATGATAGCGGTAAGGTTAGGCCTCAACTCACTATTTCCGTCAGGCAAACGCGTTTCCAAAACGAAAGTTCGCCCAGTTGGGTCGATCACTTTTCCTACTGCGGAAATCTTCGTGTCAAGCGACGCTTCCAAAGCGGGGAATTTCAACATCACAGACTCACCTTCCTTAAACTTCCCGACATATTGCTCCGAAACTTCGCCTTCCACATACATGTCACGAAGACTGATCAAACGGAAAGCCGGAGTGCCGGAAGCCATCATTTGGCCTTTTCTCACGTAAACTTTGTCTACAGTACCGGCAAACGGCGCACGGATTTGGGTAAAAGAAAGCTGGGTTTTCAAAGTTCCCAATTTCGCTTCCAGTGATTCGAAATTGTTTTTCGCTTCCAAATATTGGATTTCGCTTCCGATATTCTGGTCCCAAAGCGCTTTTCTCTTCTCGTACACCTTCTTGGCCAGCTCCATTTGCGTCTCCACTTCAGAAATCTGGTTACGGATGGCGCGGGAATCTATACGGCCAAGCAATTGGCCTTGTGAAACTTTCTGCCCCTCGATCACGCCCAAACTCTCCAGACGCCCCATGGACTCGGATGAAACATCCACGTTTTTACGCGACTTCACTGTACCGCGCACTTCAATCTTATGCTGGAATCCCGTTGGGTTAACGGTCATGAGCTCCACCAAAAGCTCGTTTTTCTTAGTCTCGCCCCTCCATGTCGGATCGAGCGTATCAAGCGCGGCCTCAATAGACTTGAGTTCCTCCTTGATAGTTTTCATCGCCTGAGTTTTCTCTTTCCACTCGGCTTTTTTCTTCGACACGTCGTCGCTTTGGCAAGCCATGAAGCTCACAGCCACCGCCAACAACACGGAACGATAAAATATTTTTTTCATCTGAATTGAAGGTTTCTTTTCCTAAGTCTAATATCGTCTGGGGGTATCAGGGAGCGCCGTAAAGACTTCCCGTTGCTTTGGCCAAGGCCACTTTAGCTACCAAGGCGTCATACAAAGCCGTGAAGTAGTTAGTCTGCGCTTCGGTTAGCGAGTTGTCGGCGTCCACAAGCTCTTGGTTTGAGCCTATGCCTTCCTGAAACTTCATCTTCGTCACACGAAACACCTCGTTCGCCAACTCACGGTTCTGCTCTTGTACCTGAAGCATATCCAAAGCGGTTTTCAGGTCATTCAGCGCCTGCGAATACTCGACGTTAAAGCTTTGTCTCAACATCTTGCGCTGTTGCTCGTATTTGAGCTTCTCCATTCTGGCTTGACGGATTTTGTAATGTTTTGACAAACCGTCAAAAATCGGAACGTTAACCCTTAGCCCCACCAATGAATAGTCTAACCAACCTTGTTTGAAGTTGAAAAACTCGCTGGTTTGGTCGGCGTTAGTATTGTAACCCACTGAGCCGATGAAGCTCAGCGTAGGCAGGTACTGAACCTGATATTGCCTGATATTAAGCTTTGCCAGCTTAATATTGACATCCAGAAGTTGCTTCTCAATCCTGTTGTCAAAATTGCCTTGCGAACCGGAAGGAAGGGTCAAGTCATAGTCTTCCAACCTTTCGACCAAGGCCAAGTCTCCGTCCAACGGATATCCCATCTGGAATTTCAGCGCCAACTGACTGAGACTATGCACTCTGACAAACTGGTCGCGCTGAGCTTTTACGTTATTGTAATTGACCCGGATTCTGTCCACGTCAATTTTTTCGGCAAAGCCCTGCTTCCACATATGGTCCGTCTCATTGAGCAATTTCTCCAGTCGCTCAAGGTTAGAGTCGAAAAGCGTTTTGCGCTTTCCGTTCACCAACACTAGGAAGTAAGCCCTTTTGACGGCGTCAACCCTGTCAATTTTGGTTTTGACAGATTGCCTCTTGGCCAATTCCTGATAAGTGCTCGAAGCCTGAAGGCCCACGATATAGGACCCGTCAAAGAGCAACTGCGACAGTTCCGCACCCAGCGCCCCGTCGAACTTGGTTCCGAAAGCGAATTCAAGCATTTCGCCCGCGTTCGGATCGTAGAACGGAGAGCCCTCAACGTTCGGCATCTGCGTTTTCCGCAAACTCAGGTTGTTGTTCCAAGTCGCCTGCGCGTTGATTTGAGGCAAACCAATGGCGCGCGTCTCCCCCACTTTCGCCTTGGCAATCCTCACATCCACATCGGCGTTCTGAACTTCCGCGTGGTGTTTTAGCGCATAATCGACGCATTGTTGCAGGGTCATCTTATCCTGCGCCAGAGCACTTCCGCCAAGGAAGACTCCCAAGCTCAATGCCGCAGCAAAAGATAGCAAGCGTTTTTTTACGTTCATTTTAGTCCCTCTTTATTGTATTTCTCTAGCAACACTCTGCCCTTCTCCGTTACAAGCCCGTGGATATAATGCGACAAAAATTGCATCTGTACATCCTGGACGGAAAATTTGACAGGGTCGATAACTTCGACATCAAAACTCATTTCAATCTCTTTGTGCAACAGAAGGGCTAGCGTTACAGAATCTACCTCCTCACGGAAAAGACCTTCCTCCTTGCCCCAATCCAAGACCTTGGACATTTTCTCTACATATTCGTCCTGAAAGCTCATCAACTCTTCCCAAAGCTGATGGTAATACCTTTGCAGGTCCGAAATCATCACCGGGTTGATTCGGCTAAAGCGTTCTTTAATATCATTGGCCAACAAGGCCATCAACTGCACGGCGTCGCTGGATTTGTCGAAAAGGTAGTCGATCTGACACTTGTCCTCCTCGATGTAAAGCGTCATGGCCTCCATGATCAGCTTCTCCTTTGTCGAAAACAGTTCGTACAAAGTCTTCTTGGAAATCGCCAGACTTCCCGCCACCTGATCCATAGTCACAGATCTGAGCCCGAAACGCAAGTACAGCTCTGCCGCCGCCCTCACAATCCGCATTTTGGTATCCATATATCTTTGATAATGTATGTCCGTATCCCGTCAATCAGCGAGCTTTCACAACCCATAAGATTAGCCCAAAACAACTTGGGCAAAACGGGAATGACAGCCTTGAAACTCGGAAAACTTTACTCGTTTCTAAAGTTTCCCAACCCTAAGCACTAACGCTACATCTTGTTGAATGTTGTGATATTTTTCCAAAACCTCGAAAACTCTCCCCGTTTCCAAAGTTTTTACCAGAAATAATCCGAAGCCGAAAACAAGACTTCGTCGAATAGATAAATGGCCTTGACACAAAAAAGCCTCCGCAAAGAAACTGTCGATTTATTTATTAAACAAACTTCCCGGGAATTTATTTCACCAAACTAAGCATTTGTCTATTTTAGGCGCATGTACGTAAACGGAACAATCCAAGAGCGCCCCTTCCAATTGGCTTATGAAGCGTACGGAAAAGGACCGTCCACACTAATCACTTTCCATGGTTACGGACAATTTCCGGAAGTGTTCAGGAATTTTGAAAAAATTTACCCGGACACACGCGTTTTATCCGTTTGGCTGTTTCACCACGGCACATCGAAAACACCCCTCGCCCCACCGGTCTCAGAAAACGAATGGATCGAGATGTTCCAAAAGCTACTATCACAGGAAAAAGTAGGCCAGTTCAGCCTCTTGGCGTTCAGCATCGGTTGCCGACTTGCTTTTTCCATTCTTCACAAAATACCCGAAAGAATAGAAAAGGCGACATTTCTCGCTCCTGACGGGATATTAAAATCCTTCACGTATTCTCTCGCCTGCAGAACTTCAGTCGGAAAACTCTTATTCAAATCGCTAACGGGCGATTCGGATATACTTCCGAGACTTATTCAGGCCATTTCCAAAACCGGGGCGCTCCCCCGAACTTTGACACGCTTCGCATTATCCCAAATAACGACCTCCGCCCAGCGCAAAAAACTATACCGCACATGGATCTCGCTCAGCCGTATCTTTCTCTCGAAAAAGGCTCTCGAAAGCGCTTTGGCCCATCCTGGGGTCGGCATAATTTTGGCGAGTAGAGACAATGTGATACCCGAGTCAAAAATCAGGGCCAGAATCCCCAGCAACGTCACCGTACGAACTTTACCCTGCGGACACACTAACTTAATACAGACATATGAAAAAGAGGTGAAACAGAACGTCCGCCGTTAAGGTTTTGAAAACCTAAGGATGCTTTTACAAAAAAGATTTCATACCTTTGCGCACGAATTCCGACTTGGAAAAACACCAAAGTGAGACACAAAAAAGATACGTTTATACAATCTTACTCTTCGCCCGAGATACAACCGGCGCGAGAAGACATCCGGGCGCTGTCGGAGCGCTCCGAAATTCTGGCTTCACGGGTTCGATTCCCGTACGGATGACAATATAATACCCGTCAAGGTCGATATGACTTTGGCGGGTATTTGTTTTATGGGATAATCCTAAGTACACCAAACTCAATTATGTCTGCTGTAAAAATATTTTCAGGCACCAACTCGCAATATCTGGCCGAGGAAATCGCGCACTGTTACGGAACTACTTTGGGCAACGTAGAAATCCAAAAGTTTAGCGATGGGGAAATCAACCCGATTTTCCACGACTCAGTCCGCGGTTGCGACGTTTATCTTGTCCAGGCTACCTTCGCACCTGCCGACAACCTGATGGAACTTCTCCTGATGGTAGACGCTTGTAAAAGGGCCAGCGCAAAGCACATTACGGTTGTGATACCTTACTTCGGCTACGCTCGCCAAGACCGCAAAGACAAGCCTCGTGTTCCGATCGGAGCCAAGCTGACCGCCAATATTATTATGGCAGCCGGAGCCGACCGCATGATGACTTGCGACTTGCACGCTGGACAGATCCAAGGTTTCTTTGATATTCCAGTAGACCACATGGACGGTTCGTACATTTTTATTCCTTACTTGAGAAATCTTAAGCTGGAAAATATTATCTTTGCGTCCCCTGACGTGGGAGGTACGAAGCGGGCCCGTAATTTTGCCCAGTTCTTTAACGCCGACATGGTAATTTGCGACAAACATCGTAAACGCGCCAACGAGGTGGCTTCCATGCAGGTAATCGGTGACGTAACGGACAAGGATGTTATCCTTGTGGACGACATCATCGACACTGGCGGAACGCTCTGCAAAGCGGCTTCTATTTTGAAAGAAAAAGGAGCCAAGAGCGTAAGAGCCGTGTGTACTCACCCGGTACTTTCGGGTAACGCTTACGAAAACATTGAGGCTTCGGAGTTGGAAGAGTTGATCGTAACCGACACTATTCCGCTTAGAAAAGAGACTACGAAGATCAAAGCGCTTTCAGTTGGCGAACTGTTTGCAAAAGCGATCCGCAAGTTGCATGACAACGAGTCTATCAGCTCGCTGTTCATCAAAGGCGGCGGTCGTTAATCACTGGCAGGCACAAGACATTAGAATTATATAAGCGGGGATTTTCTCCGCTTTCTTATTGATATATTTATTATAATACCATTATGGAAACTGTAGAGATTATAGGGTTTAAAAGAGCAAATCTCGGCAAAAAAACAGCTAAAGAACTCCGTCGCGAAGCGCAAGTACCTTGCGTATTGTACGGTGGATCAGAGCAAATTCACTTCTCTGCTCCAATGATCTTGTTCCGCGAGCTGATTTACACTCCAAACGCTTACTTCGTAAACTTGAACATCGAAGGAGCTGAGTACAAAGCTATCCTCCAGGACGCCCAATTCCACCCAGTGAGCGAAATGTTGCTCCACGCTGACTTCTTGTTGCTCGACGAGACAAAAGTCATCAAGAAAATGGAAATTCCTGTTGAGTTGGTTGGTACTGCTCCTGGCGTATCTGTTGGTGGTAAATTGGTTACTAACGTTCGTAAACTTTCAGTTAAAGCGTTGCCAGCCAACATGCCTTCAAGCATCAAGGTTGACGTAAGCGCTCTTGAGCTCGGAAAATCTACTCGTGTAAGCGAGATCGAGACTGAAGGATACGAAATCCTGAACAACCCACAAGTATCTGTAGCTACAGTGTCTATCCCAAGAGCACTGAGAAGCAAGATGAACGAAGGTGGCGAAGAGGAAGAAGCGTAAGCGACTCCTTTTTCGAAGACATAAACAAAATCCTACCGTTTACGGTAGGATTTTTCTATTTTCGGCCGAATCTGGAAAGGAACCCGGTTTCCTTCCGAAAAAGTCATACAAATGAAACACCTTATTGTAGGCCTGGGCAATATCGGGCCGGAGTACGAAGAAACAAGACACAACGTCGGTTTTATGACCGTCGACGCCATAGCCAAAGAGAAAGGACTTGAATGGAGCGCGGAAAGGTACGCCTTCAAGTGCGAATACAAATACAAGGGCCGTTCGATCCACATGATCAAGCCCACCACTTTTATGAACCTCAGCGGAAAAGCCGTTCGCCACTGGATGAGTGTTCTTAAGATCCAGAAATCCAACGTTTTGGTGATTGTCGACGACTTGGCCATTCCGTTCGGAAAGTTGAGAATGAGGGCGAAAGGCTCCAGCGCCGGTCACAACGGCCTCAAAAATATTGAGCAACTAACCGGCGGACAAGACTACGCCCGCTTGCGTTTCGGAATCGGTGACGACTTCAGCAAAGGCAAACAAATCGATTTTGTATTGGGTGAATTCTCCGAGGACGAGAAAGCGGGACTCCCTTTGCTTATCGACCGTTCGGCAAAAATGATCGACGGTTTCTGCACTGCGGGAATCGCCAGAACCATGAGCCAGTACAACGACTAATTGTGGGAAAAGGAGGTTTTTAGCATCCCTCCTTTATCTCTTTTACTCCAACTCATCGCCTAAAACCTGACGCTCTTTACGGTATTGCGACGGCGACATGCCGTAGATTTGCACAAAGCTCCGGCCGAAAGTGGCGGGCGCATTGAATCCCAACTCGTCAGAAATTTCGCTGATGCGCCAATCGGTACGGATGAGTAACCATACGGCTTTTTCCATTCTTTTGGATCGGATCAGTTCCAGTGGCGTCATTCCCGTCAGGGCTTTTACTTTTCTGTAGAGTTGCGCCCGGCTCATCCCCATCACTTTTCCCAGATTTTCCACACTGAGCGTTTCATCCGAAAGCCTGTCCCCTATTTCTTTTAAGAGTTTGTCCAGAAAATCTTTGTCTCTGGACACCACATCTTCGCCGAGATCTTCCGTATTGAGACTTTCCCTAAAACGGCCCGCTACAGCTTGACGACTGACGGCGTTCCATACTTTCTTCCTTAATTCTTCCGGAGAAAAAGGCTTCTCGATATAATCATCAGCCTTTGCGGACAAGCCTTCCAAACGAGCCGTTTCCCCTCCTTTGGCGGACAGGAAAAAGAACGGGATATGCGAAAGCCTTTCATCAGCCCGGACCTTTCGGCAGAACTCCAAACCGCCACCATTCGGCATCATAACATCACTGATTATCAGATCCGGCACCTGTTCCAAAGCCAATTCCCAAGCTTCGTTTCCGTTTTCGGCCATTACCAGATCAAATCCGTCAAGAATCTCCAACAGGAACGCGCGCATCTCCCGATCATCCTCAGCAACAAGTATTTTCGCCTCTGGATTCGGTTCAGCTGAGACTTCCGGAGTTTGCGCAGGCTCTTCACCAACACAAGGCAACATCACCGTAAACTCGCTTCCCTTGCCTAGACCCTCACTTTTCACGGATATTTCACCGCCATGCAATTCTACCAAACTACGCACCAAAGGAAGCCCAAGACCTGTCCCTTTCTCCGAATCATCGGACTGTTCGTACTTTCTGAAAACACGCTTAATATCGCTTACCGTGAGACCTTTTCCGTCGTCGGAAACTTTAACGAACCAACCGTCATCCGACTGGCCACAGGTGACAAGAATCTTTCCGCCCGAGTTTGTCGCTTTCAAAGCGTTGGACATCAGGTTTAGGAATATTTTCTCCAATTTTCGTTCGTCAACGGCCATTCTGAATTCATTGGTTTCTGGACGAAACGAAAGGCTAACTCCTTTGCTTTCGGCTCTCGGCCCAAAACCGCCCGACCATTGCCTGAGCAGATCCACGACATCAACCGTACGCCTGTTCATTCGTAACATACCTTCTTCGGCTTTCCGGAAATCGAGCAACTGCTCGACGAGAGCGAGTAAACGTTTCGCATTTCTGTTCACCCTGCCGAAAACAGCCGTCCGGTCCAGCTCTTTGTTCAAATCCAGCCCCTCTTCGGCCACACCCATAATGAGACTCAACGGCGTTTTGAACTCATGCGAAACGTTCGTGAACAAATCCATTTTCGCCTTATGAACTTCTTCAGCATTTTTAAGCTCCATCGCTCTAAGTTTCAGTTCTCCTTTGAGTTTGACCCGTCCCAAAAGGAAGCTGTAAACAGCATACAGAAGCCCGCAAAGAACGACGAAAACAAGGAATCGGAAGATCCCGGTTTGCCACCACGGAGGCAGAATATCTACCCGGAATGTAAAACGCCCTGATCCGCTCTTCATTTCCGCCTCGAAAAGGTAGGAACCCGGCGGAACGTTTATATATCTTAACTTGGCTGGATTAGCGACCTGCCGCCAATCTTCGTCAAATCCTTTGAGCCTATATCTGACAAAACGCCCGCTACCCGAAAAATCAGGCGCTACTATCCGCATACTGAACCCGTCCTTACCGAAAGGAATCTCAACAGGCGATGTACTCTCCTGAAAATCGGCCAATTCGGATAACCACGAACGGCCACCGGCCTCAAATTCCGAAAGGAAAATATTATGAGACTTTTCTCTCGGAACTATTTTGCTCGGATCAAAATAAAGTAACCCGTCCACCGTTCCGAAGTACAGCCAACCGCGAGCGTCCCGGTGGGTAGCCCTAGGCGTAAACTGCCGTGACGGCAAGCCGTCTTGCTTTCCGTAACGCACTATCTGTCCCGTCTTCACATCCAGCGACACCAATCCGTCGTTTGTCCCAAGCCAAGCTTTGCCAGCTCCCCAAACTATACTTTTTATATCATCGCCCGGTAAGCCGTCTTTTACCGACCAATGTTTCGGCTCTCCGTCTCCCAAAAGCCAAAGCCCTTTATTTGTCGCCAAAAGGATTTCTTCCGAATCGCCCGCTTTTTCCATTGCGTAAATCGAAACAGACGGCACGTTTTTCAACCGAGTAGAAAGTACCGGCAACCCAAGAGAATCAAGTACTAAACGATAAATTCCGTTTCCCGTACCAACCAAAAGCAGACTGTCATTCTCAAAAATAAAATCATTGACATTTGCCCCCCCAATAAAGCCGGACATACGGGTAATTTCATTTTTCCCTTTGGGAATAAAATCCAACCCTCCAACTGTACCCAGCCATAGGTGTCCGTGTTTTCCCCTCCTTATTTTCAGAACGGTATTGGCGCTCAGGCTCTGTTCATCTTCCCGATCGAACATAAACACCTTGGAATTCCCAGTTTCAGAATCAAATTCCGTCAACCCGTTCTGAAAAGCGCCACACCAGACTTTTCCATCAAAATCATTAAAAAGCACCCCGATTTTATCACCGGAAAGACCGTCTTTCTCATCAAAATGCCTGAATTTTCCCGTAGAAAGATCGTATTCGGAAAGACCTCCACCATCCGTTCCTAGCCAGACTTTCTCCCCTTCGGGGGAAGTGGAAATCGCACGGACAATCCGGTGGCGAAGTCCTGAAGAAAAATCAAAAGGATTGAAAAACAGAGAACGGAAAGCCGGGCGCTTAAGATCCGTAACGCAAATACCACCATCGGTCAATCCCACCCAAAGCAAGCCTCTTCCGTTTGCGTATATGCTGGAAGTCTGGTCAGTCTTAAGGTTTACGGTAAACGGATAGGACGAACGGAGCGTACTGACTTCCCCGGTCCGCTTATCGATTTTGGCGATTCCTCCACCGCCGGTTGTCATCCACACTTCATGCGGACGCTCGGGATCAGGCGTGGCAAATCCATTTACAAACTCGTGCCCCAAACCCTCGGCGACACCGAATCTTTTCCATTCG
It encodes the following:
- the pth gene encoding aminoacyl-tRNA hydrolase, encoding MKHLIVGLGNIGPEYEETRHNVGFMTVDAIAKEKGLEWSAERYAFKCEYKYKGRSIHMIKPTTFMNLSGKAVRHWMSVLKIQKSNVLVIVDDLAIPFGKLRMRAKGSSAGHNGLKNIEQLTGGQDYARLRFGIGDDFSKGKQIDFVLGEFSEDEKAGLPLLIDRSAKMIDGFCTAGIARTMSQYND
- a CDS encoding 50S ribosomal protein L25/general stress protein Ctc, with amino-acid sequence METVEIIGFKRANLGKKTAKELRREAQVPCVLYGGSEQIHFSAPMILFRELIYTPNAYFVNLNIEGAEYKAILQDAQFHPVSEMLLHADFLLLDETKVIKKMEIPVELVGTAPGVSVGGKLVTNVRKLSVKALPANMPSSIKVDVSALELGKSTRVSEIETEGYEILNNPQVSVATVSIPRALRSKMNEGGEEEEA
- a CDS encoding ribose-phosphate pyrophosphokinase; protein product: MSAVKIFSGTNSQYLAEEIAHCYGTTLGNVEIQKFSDGEINPIFHDSVRGCDVYLVQATFAPADNLMELLLMVDACKRASAKHITVVIPYFGYARQDRKDKPRVPIGAKLTANIIMAAGADRMMTCDLHAGQIQGFFDIPVDHMDGSYIFIPYLRNLKLENIIFASPDVGGTKRARNFAQFFNADMVICDKHRKRANEVASMQVIGDVTDKDVILVDDIIDTGGTLCKAASILKEKGAKSVRAVCTHPVLSGNAYENIEASELEELIVTDTIPLRKETTKIKALSVGELFAKAIRKLHDNESISSLFIKGGGR
- a CDS encoding hybrid sensor histidine kinase/response regulator transcription factor; its protein translation is MKKAILFGMIFFLYATSAMAEERAYRFRTFTSDNGLAEDHVTSITQGKNGVMWFGTRSGLSRFDGFEFKNFRHDPADSASLRGNFIRKVLCDKDGRVWVLDWAGLELYRPESGDFQRINLGECSKSGINSMEVGDGGLWFGTGKGIFFFDTKKMKFAGQALRHSAIRILTGNSKGDLWAVSEIGILRRDAGKNGWKSITRLPIQKQYVFAYADEQGDFWLSDKETGAFLYERKTGEWKRFGVAEGLGHEFVNGFATPDPERPHEVWMTTGGGGIAKIDKRTGEVSTLRSSYPFTVNLKTDQTSSIYANGRGLLWVGLTDGGICVTDLKRPAFRSLFFNPFDFSSGLRHRIVRAISTSPEGEKVWLGTDGGGLSEYDLSTGKFRHFDEKDGLSGDKIGVLFNDFDGKVWCGAFQNGLTEFDSETGNSKVFMFDREDEQSLSANTVLKIRRGKHGHLWLGTVGGLDFIPKGKNEITRMSGFIGGANVNDFIFENDSLLLVGTGNGIYRLVLDSLGLPVLSTRLKNVPSVSIYAMEKAGDSEEILLATNKGLWLLGDGEPKHWSVKDGLPGDDIKSIVWGAGKAWLGTNDGLVSLDVKTGQIVRYGKQDGLPSRQFTPRATHRDARGWLYFGTVDGLLYFDPSKIVPREKSHNIFLSEFEAGGRSWLSELADFQESTSPVEIPFGKDGFSMRIVAPDFSGSGRFVRYRLKGFDEDWRQVANPAKLRYINVPPGSYLFEAEMKSGSGRFTFRVDILPPWWQTGIFRFLVFVVLCGLLYAVYSFLLGRVKLKGELKLRAMELKNAEEVHKAKMDLFTNVSHEFKTPLSLIMGVAEEGLDLNKELDRTAVFGRVNRNAKRLLALVEQLLDFRKAEEGMLRMNRRTVDVVDLLRQWSGGFGPRAESKGVSLSFRPETNEFRMAVDERKLEKIFLNLMSNALKATNSGGKILVTCGQSDDGWFVKVSDDGKGLTVSDIKRVFRKYEQSDDSEKGTGLGLPLVRSLVELHGGEISVKSEGLGKGSEFTVMLPCVGEEPAQTPEVSAEPNPEAKILVAEDDREMRAFLLEILDGFDLVMAENGNEAWELALEQVPDLIISDVMMPNGGGLEFCRKVRADERLSHIPFFFLSAKGGETARLEGLSAKADDYIEKPFSPEELRKKVWNAVSRQAVAGRFRESLNTEDLGEDVVSRDKDFLDKLLKEIGDRLSDETLSVENLGKVMGMSRAQLYRKVKALTGMTPLELIRSKRMEKAVWLLIRTDWRISEISDELGFNAPATFGRSFVQIYGMSPSQYRKERQVLGDELE
- a CDS encoding TetR/AcrR family transcriptional regulator, whose protein sequence is MDTKMRIVRAAAELYLRFGLRSVTMDQVAGSLAISKKTLYELFSTKEKLIMEAMTLYIEEDKCQIDYLFDKSSDAVQLMALLANDIKERFSRINPVMISDLQRYYHQLWEELMSFQDEYVEKMSKVLDWGKEEGLFREEVDSVTLALLLHKEIEMSFDVEVIDPVKFSVQDVQMQFLSHYIHGLVTEKGRVLLEKYNKEGLK
- a CDS encoding efflux RND transporter periplasmic adaptor subunit; the protein is MKKIFYRSVLLAVAVSFMACQSDDVSKKKAEWKEKTQAMKTIKEELKSIEAALDTLDPTWRGETKKNELLVELMTVNPTGFQHKIEVRGTVKSRKNVDVSSESMGRLESLGVIEGQKVSQGQLLGRIDSRAIRNQISEVETQMELAKKVYEKRKALWDQNIGSEIQYLEAKNNFESLEAKLGTLKTQLSFTQIRAPFAGTVDKVYVRKGQMMASGTPAFRLISLRDMYVEGEVSEQYVGKFKEGESVMLKFPALEASLDTKISAVGKVIDPTGRTFVLETRLPDGNSELRPNLTAIMNLTDLNVEGGFVVPTRVVQKDNKGDYIYVVAKEKGKNVARKRRVEVASDYKGKTLLSKGLVNGDQVIVEGYRQATPGVEVKAIK
- a CDS encoding alpha/beta hydrolase, which produces MYVNGTIQERPFQLAYEAYGKGPSTLITFHGYGQFPEVFRNFEKIYPDTRVLSVWLFHHGTSKTPLAPPVSENEWIEMFQKLLSQEKVGQFSLLAFSIGCRLAFSILHKIPERIEKATFLAPDGILKSFTYSLACRTSVGKLLFKSLTGDSDILPRLIQAISKTGALPRTLTRFALSQITTSAQRKKLYRTWISLSRIFLSKKALESALAHPGVGIILASRDNVIPESKIRARIPSNVTVRTLPCGHTNLIQTYEKEVKQNVRR
- a CDS encoding TolC family protein, producing MNVKKRLLSFAAALSLGVFLGGSALAQDKMTLQQCVDYALKHHAEVQNADVDVRIAKAKVGETRAIGLPQINAQATWNNNLSLRKTQMPNVEGSPFYDPNAGEMLEFAFGTKFDGALGAELSQLLFDGSYIVGLQASSTYQELAKRQSVKTKIDRVDAVKRAYFLVLVNGKRKTLFDSNLERLEKLLNETDHMWKQGFAEKIDVDRIRVNYNNVKAQRDQFVRVHSLSQLALKFQMGYPLDGDLALVERLEDYDLTLPSGSQGNFDNRIEKQLLDVNIKLAKLNIRQYQVQYLPTLSFIGSVGYNTNADQTSEFFNFKQGWLDYSLVGLRVNVPIFDGLSKHYKIRQARMEKLKYEQQRKMLRQSFNVEYSQALNDLKTALDMLQVQEQNRELANEVFRVTKMKFQEGIGSNQELVDADNSLTEAQTNYFTALYDALVAKVALAKATGSLYGAP